A genomic window from Streptomyces brevispora includes:
- a CDS encoding alpha/beta hydrolase — MRTSPAVRAAALAATVTVLLPLTGCSGIGGNDTPDRSDSSPHAANAAAAPGPSDLASQQLEWHPCPAPSEAEGGGPTPSPLPGGAVWECSAMKVPLDYARPDGDTTELALVRAKAIDQKNRIGSLIFNFGGPGASGVATLPAFGTEYDKLRTRYDLVSFDPRGVGRSDGVKCESDKQLDTRYEADGTPDDAAEEKIFTDDTKEYAAACEKNSGRQLPFVGTTNAARDMDLMRQVLGDARLHYFGISYGTELGGVYAHLFPKNVGRSVLDAVVDPTEDIEQSSLGQAKGFQLALDNFAKDCADRGGACKLPGSTGAEVEQGVSDLLGRLEKTPIPGLGSRKLTQTLAITGIASALYSKETWPLLEEGLDEADGGNGALLLALADSLNGRSATGHYNNLAAANTAISCADSKERFTLEQTRAKLPAFREASPIFGDYLGWGLMTCTEWPVAGAWDHPDVSAPGSAPQLVIGNTGDPATPYKGAKAMVEELGQGVGVEMTYKGEGHGAYNSGNACVQKAVDGYLLNGEMPAPGTVCG; from the coding sequence ATGAGGACCTCCCCTGCTGTGCGCGCCGCGGCGCTCGCCGCCACCGTGACCGTGCTGCTCCCGCTCACCGGCTGTTCGGGCATCGGTGGCAACGACACACCGGACCGGTCGGACAGCTCGCCGCACGCCGCGAACGCCGCAGCGGCCCCCGGCCCGTCCGACCTCGCCTCCCAGCAGCTGGAGTGGCACCCCTGCCCCGCCCCGTCCGAGGCGGAGGGCGGCGGCCCCACACCCTCTCCGCTGCCCGGCGGGGCCGTCTGGGAGTGCTCCGCCATGAAGGTCCCGCTCGACTACGCCAGGCCCGACGGCGACACCACGGAGCTGGCGCTCGTCCGCGCGAAGGCCATCGACCAGAAGAACCGGATCGGTTCGCTCATCTTCAACTTCGGCGGTCCCGGCGCCTCCGGCGTGGCCACCCTGCCCGCCTTCGGCACCGAGTACGACAAGCTGCGCACCCGCTACGACCTGGTGAGCTTCGACCCGCGCGGAGTCGGCCGCAGCGACGGGGTGAAGTGCGAGAGCGACAAACAGCTGGACACCCGGTACGAGGCCGACGGGACGCCGGACGACGCCGCCGAGGAGAAGATCTTCACCGACGACACGAAGGAGTACGCGGCGGCCTGCGAGAAGAACTCGGGCAGGCAGCTCCCCTTCGTCGGCACGACGAACGCCGCCCGCGACATGGACCTGATGCGCCAGGTGCTCGGCGACGCCAGGCTGCACTACTTCGGCATCTCGTACGGCACCGAACTCGGCGGTGTCTACGCCCACTTGTTCCCGAAGAACGTCGGCCGGTCGGTGCTGGACGCGGTGGTGGACCCGACCGAGGACATCGAGCAGTCCTCCCTGGGCCAGGCCAAGGGGTTCCAGCTCGCGCTGGACAACTTCGCCAAGGACTGCGCGGACCGGGGCGGCGCCTGCAAGCTGCCGGGCTCCACCGGGGCCGAGGTCGAGCAAGGGGTCTCCGATCTCCTCGGCCGGCTGGAGAAGACGCCCATCCCCGGGCTCGGTTCACGGAAACTGACGCAGACGCTGGCCATCACCGGCATCGCCTCCGCCCTCTACTCCAAGGAGACCTGGCCGCTGCTGGAGGAGGGCCTGGACGAGGCCGACGGCGGCAACGGCGCCCTGCTGCTGGCCCTCGCCGATTCCCTCAACGGCCGCTCGGCCACCGGCCACTACAACAACCTGGCCGCGGCCAACACGGCCATCAGCTGCGCCGACTCCAAGGAACGGTTCACGCTGGAGCAGACCAGGGCGAAGCTCCCCGCGTTCCGCGAGGCCTCACCGATCTTCGGGGACTACCTGGGCTGGGGCCTGATGACCTGCACCGAGTGGCCGGTGGCGGGCGCCTGGGACCACCCCGATGTCAGTGCCCCGGGGTCGGCCCCCCAGCTGGTCATCGGCAACACCGGCGACCCGGCCACGCCGTACAAGGGCGCGAAGGCGATGGTCGAGGAGCTCGGCCAGGGCGTCGGCGTGGAGATGACGTACAAGGGCGAAGGGCACGGCGCGTACAACAGCGGCAACGCCTGCGTGCAGAAGGCGGTGGACGGCTATCTGCTGAACGGCGAGATGCCGGCGCCGGGAACGGTCTGCGGGTAG
- a CDS encoding NAD-dependent epimerase/dehydratase family protein, which yields MRVLLLGANGFLGRFVADRLLADPAVHLTALGRGDDADVRFDLASGSPGALTRFLDAVHPGVVVNCAGATRGGARDLTRHNTVAVATVCEAMRRSGCTARLVQVGCSSEYGPSQPGSSTAEDAIPRPGGPYGVSKLAATELVLGSGLDAVVLRVFSPVGPGTPAGSPLGRLAEAMRRAMQSGDGELKLSGLGVQRDFVDVRDVARAVHAASLSAAQGVVNIGTGRAVRLRDAAAVLAKVAGYAGALHELDTPPARLPIGAPRTSTESVIEHLSATPSPYPDGCGTWQQADVRTARDRLGWRPRINLEESLADIWMEAACRI from the coding sequence ATGAGGGTGCTGCTGCTCGGAGCCAACGGATTCCTCGGCCGGTTCGTCGCCGACCGGCTGCTCGCCGACCCCGCCGTGCACCTCACGGCACTCGGCCGCGGCGACGACGCCGACGTGCGCTTCGACCTCGCCAGCGGCAGCCCGGGAGCGCTCACCCGCTTCCTGGACGCCGTCCACCCCGGAGTCGTCGTCAACTGCGCGGGCGCCACCCGGGGCGGGGCCCGCGACCTGACCCGCCACAACACCGTCGCCGTCGCCACCGTCTGCGAGGCGATGCGGCGCAGCGGCTGCACCGCCAGGCTGGTCCAGGTCGGCTGTTCCTCGGAGTACGGGCCCTCGCAGCCCGGCTCGTCCACCGCCGAGGACGCCATCCCCCGCCCCGGCGGGCCGTACGGCGTCAGCAAGCTCGCCGCCACCGAACTCGTCCTCGGCTCCGGCCTCGACGCGGTCGTGCTGCGGGTCTTCTCGCCGGTCGGCCCCGGCACCCCGGCCGGTTCCCCGCTCGGCCGGCTCGCCGAGGCGATGCGCCGCGCCATGCAGTCCGGTGACGGCGAGCTGAAGCTCAGCGGCCTCGGCGTGCAGCGCGACTTCGTCGATGTGCGCGACGTCGCGCGCGCCGTGCACGCCGCCTCGCTCTCCGCCGCCCAGGGGGTCGTCAACATCGGCACCGGCCGGGCCGTACGACTGCGTGACGCCGCCGCCGTGCTCGCCAAGGTCGCCGGATACGCCGGCGCGCTCCACGAACTGGACACGCCCCCCGCCCGGCTGCCCATCGGCGCCCCCCGCACCTCCACCGAATCGGTCATCGAGCACCTCTCGGCCACCCCGTCCCCCTACCCGGACGGCTGCGGCACCTGGCAGCAGGCCGATGTCCGCACCGCCAGGGACCGGCTCGGCTGGCGTCCCCGGATCAATCTGGAGGAGTCCCTCGCCGACATCTGGATGGAGGCGGCGTGCCGTATCTGA
- a CDS encoding MGMT family protein gives MSEHPTSDALPEYAERVLDVAEMIPAGRVMTYGDIAEWLGDGGPRQVGRVMALYGGAVPWWRVVRADGALLPGHELRALNHYREENTPLREAPRNADGHVPRLDMRRARWDGVAGGAADGRSGGPGADGGGDAHT, from the coding sequence ATGAGCGAACACCCGACGAGCGACGCGCTGCCGGAGTACGCGGAGCGCGTGCTCGACGTCGCCGAGATGATCCCGGCCGGGCGCGTCATGACCTACGGCGACATCGCGGAGTGGCTGGGGGACGGCGGCCCGCGTCAGGTCGGCCGGGTCATGGCCCTGTACGGGGGAGCGGTGCCGTGGTGGCGTGTGGTGCGCGCCGACGGGGCGCTGCTGCCCGGCCACGAGCTGCGCGCGCTGAACCACTACCGCGAGGAGAACACCCCGCTGCGCGAGGCCCCGCGCAATGCGGACGGCCATGTTCCGCGGCTGGACATGAGACGCGCACGGTGGGACGGCGTGGCCGGCGGGGCGGCGGACGGCAGATCGGGCGGTCCGGGCGCGGACGGCGGCGGGGATGCTCACACCTGA
- a CDS encoding spherulation-specific family 4 protein — protein MPYLTSTGTARRTGAAEQLGFGVPGYAHPLLAPAEWAELARPGTPLHWAVLNIDNGPGTRPDPHCLEAAGRLRNARERAVHGEEALDPVRASAGRLLGRIDLAHGDRPLDEVIADARSFLDWYRVDGFYLDRCPAGRPGLPAVRRLTSTLAVLLADSGSARGGGHLVLGHDTHPYPGYAEAADQLVTFRGPWTDYRWSQVAEWTAAYPPGRFAHFVHGVPRTHLEEAIRVARWQGAGTIFFTDRTGEADPVSGRGQTDPFATLPRYWDEIVSRIGPGISE, from the coding sequence GTGCCGTATCTGACCAGTACCGGCACGGCCCGCAGGACCGGCGCCGCCGAACAGCTCGGCTTCGGTGTCCCCGGCTACGCGCACCCGCTGCTCGCGCCCGCCGAGTGGGCCGAGCTCGCCCGCCCCGGCACTCCGCTGCACTGGGCCGTGCTCAATATCGACAACGGCCCCGGCACCCGTCCCGACCCGCACTGCCTGGAGGCCGCGGGCCGGCTCCGCAACGCCCGCGAACGAGCCGTGCACGGTGAGGAGGCGCTGGACCCCGTACGGGCCTCGGCCGGCCGGCTCCTCGGCCGGATCGACCTGGCCCACGGCGACCGGCCCCTCGACGAGGTGATCGCCGACGCCCGGTCCTTCCTGGACTGGTACCGCGTCGACGGCTTCTACCTCGACCGGTGCCCGGCCGGGCGGCCCGGCCTCCCGGCGGTCCGCCGGCTCACCAGCACGCTCGCCGTGCTGCTGGCGGACAGCGGCAGCGCGCGAGGCGGCGGACATCTGGTGCTCGGGCACGACACCCACCCGTATCCCGGCTACGCCGAGGCCGCCGACCAGCTCGTCACCTTCCGCGGCCCGTGGACCGACTACCGCTGGTCGCAGGTGGCGGAGTGGACCGCCGCCTATCCACCCGGCCGGTTCGCGCACTTCGTCCACGGCGTCCCGCGTACTCATCTGGAGGAGGCGATACGCGTCGCGCGCTGGCAGGGCGCCGGAACGATCTTCTTCACGGACCGCACCGGAGAGGCGGATCCGGTGAGCGGGAGGGGGCAAACCGATCCATTCGCGACACTGCCCAGGTACTGGGATGAAATTGTCTCGCGGATCGGACCTGGTATCTCGGAATGA
- the moeZ gene encoding adenylyltransferase/sulfurtransferase MoeZ, giving the protein MSLPPLVEPAAELTVDEVRRYSRHLIIPDVGMDGQKRLKNAKVLCVGAGGLGSPALMYLAAAGVGTLGIVEFDEVDESNLQRQIIHSQADIGRSKAQSAKDSVLGINPLVKVILHEERLEADNVMDIFAQYDLIVDGTDNFATRYLVNDAAVLLNKPYVWGSIYRFDGQASVFWSEHGPCYRCLYPEPPPPGMVPSCAEGGVLGVLCASVGSIQVTEAIKLLAGIGDPLVGRLMIYDALEMQYRQVKVRKDPDCAVCGENPTVTELIDYEAFCGVVSEEAQEAALGSTITPKQLKEWIDADEKIEIIDVREPNEYEIVSIPGAKLIPKNEFLMGNALQDLPQDKRIVLHCKTGVRSAEVLAVLKSAGFADAVHVGGGVIGWVHQIEPEKPVY; this is encoded by the coding sequence GTGTCGCTGCCACCCCTGGTCGAGCCAGCTGCTGAGCTCACCGTCGACGAGGTCCGCAGGTACTCCCGCCACCTGATCATCCCGGATGTCGGGATGGACGGGCAGAAGCGGCTGAAGAACGCGAAGGTGCTCTGTGTGGGCGCCGGCGGTCTCGGCTCGCCGGCTCTGATGTACCTGGCCGCCGCCGGTGTCGGAACGCTCGGCATCGTGGAGTTCGACGAGGTCGACGAGTCGAACCTGCAGCGTCAGATCATCCACAGCCAGGCCGACATCGGCCGGTCCAAGGCCCAGTCGGCCAAGGACTCGGTGCTCGGCATCAACCCGCTGGTGAAAGTGATCCTTCACGAGGAGCGGCTCGAAGCCGACAACGTGATGGACATCTTCGCCCAGTACGACCTGATCGTGGACGGCACGGACAACTTCGCCACCCGCTATCTCGTCAACGACGCCGCGGTGCTGCTGAACAAGCCGTATGTCTGGGGCTCCATCTACCGCTTCGACGGTCAGGCGTCCGTTTTCTGGTCCGAGCACGGCCCCTGCTACCGCTGCCTCTACCCGGAGCCGCCGCCCCCCGGCATGGTTCCGTCGTGCGCCGAGGGCGGCGTGCTGGGCGTGCTCTGCGCGTCCGTCGGCTCCATCCAGGTCACCGAGGCCATCAAGCTGCTCGCCGGAATCGGTGACCCGCTCGTCGGCCGGCTGATGATCTACGACGCCCTGGAGATGCAGTACCGCCAGGTCAAGGTCCGCAAGGACCCCGACTGCGCGGTCTGCGGCGAGAACCCGACCGTCACCGAGCTCATCGACTACGAGGCCTTCTGCGGCGTCGTGTCCGAGGAGGCCCAGGAGGCGGCGCTCGGCTCCACGATCACTCCCAAGCAGCTCAAGGAGTGGATCGACGCGGACGAGAAGATCGAGATCATCGACGTCCGTGAGCCGAACGAGTACGAGATCGTCTCGATCCCCGGCGCGAAGCTGATCCCGAAGAACGAGTTCCTGATGGGCAACGCCCTCCAGGACCTCCCGCAGGACAAGCGCATCGTGCTGCACTGCAAGACCGGTGTCCGCAGCGCCGAGGTCCTCGCGGTCCTCAAGTCGGCGGGCTTCGCCGACGCGGTGCACGTCGGCGGCGGCGTGATCGGCTGGGTCCACCAGATCGAGCCCGAGAAGCCGGTGTACTAG
- a CDS encoding alpha/beta hydrolase produces the protein MVAHARAGALAATALLLAGVLAGCEDGTDDKPGKQADGSTAASPPAAPSSTASGKPELPALPGSLTSQRLDWNRCEAPEGGSAPGPAWRCATVRVPLDYAKPDGTTIGIALIRKEARDKGRRLGSMLFDFGGPGGSGVSILPRAAGSYGRLNSRYDLVGFDPRGVARSAGVRCRSDQEQEDANRKVDMTPDTAAEEAAFMKDGAAFAAGCARRSGKVLPFVGTTNAARDMDLIREVLGDRKLTYFGMSYGTELGGTYAHLFPANVGRTVLDAVVDPTADTIGHARNQATGFQRALDNYLRDRGQDPKAGTRRIARLLARIDRKPLPTGTSRELNESLALTGIVMPLYSKDSWPFLTKALDEAESGRGSLLLRQADSYNGRDAKGHYDTESHSQRAISCADSRARPTAAEARALLPEFEKLSPVFGAFLAWDTAGWCSGWPVKGEHDTPEASAPGAGPVLVVGTTGDPATPYEGARKMADELGKGVGILLTNKGEGHGAYGRGACVTSTVDTYFLDGKVPADGTTCP, from the coding sequence GTGGTCGCACACGCACGGGCCGGGGCGCTGGCCGCCACCGCGCTGCTGCTGGCGGGGGTGCTCGCGGGCTGCGAGGACGGTACGGACGACAAGCCCGGCAAGCAGGCGGACGGCAGCACGGCCGCCTCGCCGCCCGCCGCGCCCTCGTCCACCGCGAGCGGAAAGCCGGAACTGCCCGCCCTGCCCGGCTCGCTGACCTCGCAGCGCCTCGACTGGAACCGCTGCGAGGCCCCCGAGGGCGGCAGCGCCCCGGGCCCGGCCTGGCGCTGTGCGACGGTCAGGGTCCCGCTGGACTACGCGAAGCCGGACGGCACCACGATCGGGATCGCGCTGATCCGCAAGGAGGCCCGGGACAAGGGCCGGCGGCTCGGTTCCATGCTGTTCGACTTCGGCGGGCCCGGCGGTTCGGGGGTCTCCATCCTGCCGCGCGCCGCCGGTTCGTACGGCAGGCTCAACTCCCGTTACGACCTCGTGGGGTTCGACCCGCGCGGGGTGGCCCGGAGCGCCGGGGTGCGGTGCCGCTCCGACCAGGAGCAGGAGGACGCCAACCGGAAGGTCGACATGACTCCGGACACGGCGGCGGAGGAGGCGGCGTTCATGAAGGACGGCGCCGCCTTCGCGGCCGGCTGCGCGCGCCGCTCGGGCAAGGTCCTGCCGTTCGTCGGCACGACGAACGCCGCCCGGGACATGGACCTGATCCGTGAGGTGCTCGGCGACAGGAAGCTGACCTACTTCGGCATGTCGTACGGCACCGAGCTGGGCGGCACGTATGCGCACCTCTTCCCGGCGAACGTCGGGCGCACCGTCCTGGACGCCGTCGTCGACCCCACGGCGGACACCATCGGGCACGCCCGCAACCAGGCGACCGGCTTCCAGCGGGCGCTGGACAACTACCTCAGGGACCGCGGCCAGGACCCGAAGGCGGGCACCCGGCGCATCGCCCGGCTGCTGGCGCGGATCGACCGGAAGCCGCTGCCGACCGGTACGTCCCGTGAGCTCAACGAGTCACTGGCCCTGACGGGCATCGTGATGCCGCTCTACTCCAAGGACAGCTGGCCGTTCCTGACCAAGGCACTGGACGAGGCGGAGAGCGGCCGGGGCAGCTTGCTGCTGCGGCAGGCCGACTCGTACAACGGCCGTGACGCGAAGGGGCACTACGACACCGAGAGCCACTCGCAGCGGGCCATCTCCTGCGCGGACAGCAGGGCCCGGCCGACGGCTGCCGAGGCGAGGGCGCTGCTGCCGGAGTTCGAGAAGCTGTCCCCGGTCTTCGGGGCGTTCCTCGCCTGGGACACCGCGGGCTGGTGCTCCGGCTGGCCGGTGAAGGGCGAGCACGACACCCCGGAGGCGAGCGCTCCGGGCGCCGGACCGGTCCTCGTCGTGGGGACGACGGGCGACCCGGCGACGCCGTACGAGGGTGCGCGGAAGATGGCGGACGAGCTGGGCAAGGGCGTCGGCATCCTGCTCACCAACAAGGGCGAGGGGCACGGCGCCTACGGCCGGGGCGCCTGTGTGACGTCGACGGTGGACACGTACTTCCTGGACGGGAAGGTACCCGCGGACGGCACGACCTGCCCGTAG
- a CDS encoding lysylphosphatidylglycerol synthase domain-containing protein, which yields MQPPKAADASDAEPRPEGARPDSDTAPDTEPEHPSESPAGSTLSTSEKELSERVSGDEPLLPARVHRPSDLLRLLIGVLAIAVLFSFAAFAHGTTAGLEQDINKGTGQAPDLLIKIAGLVSSIAVLLVPVAFAIERLIKRDGLRIADGVLAAVLAHGVTLAADLWVAKTASGTIQDALTQPAPGDALTDPVHGYLAPVIAYMTAVGMARRPRWRVVLWVVLLLDAFAMLVGGYTTPLSIILTVLIGWTVAYGTLYAVGSPNVRPTGQHLMAGLRHVGFRPVSATRADDDPDSGDQNDRGRRYLVSLEDGPPLDVTVVDREQQAQGFFYRVWRRLTLRGITQRRSIQSLRQALEQEALLAYAAIAAGANAPKLIATSELGPDAVMLVYEHIGGRSLDAMVDTDITDDLVRGAWRQVKALQSRRIAHRRLTGDALLVDRSGKVFVTDLRGGEIAAGDLVLRMDVAQLLTTTGLRVGAERAVAAALAVVGPDTVADCLPLLQPIALSRSTRAHLRRLARERSQREREAVLDASDAAKRARTHGAELSEDADRKAVRKSHRTEKQAEKRAIDDALDVAREEDLLSQIRREVLLIRPQAPVEPVRLERIKPRTLFSFIAGAIAAYFLISQVTEADFGAVVEQAEWGWVAAAAGFSALSYVAAAMSLLGFVPERVSFARTVLAQIAGSFVKIVAPAAVGGVALNTRFLQRSGVRPGLAVASVGASQLFGLGCHILLLGAFGYLTGTEKTPSSLTPSRTVIAGLLTVAVLVLVVTAIPFMRKFVVTRVRSLFAGVVPRMLDVVQRPQKLLTGIGGMLLLTGLFVMCLDASVRAFSGPDTPHLSYASIAVVFLAGNALGSAAPTPGGMGAVEGALTLGLIAVGLPKEVAAPAVLLFRLMTLWLPVLPGWICFNHLTRKGEL from the coding sequence GTGCAGCCACCGAAGGCGGCCGACGCCTCTGATGCCGAGCCGCGCCCGGAGGGAGCCCGGCCCGACTCGGACACCGCCCCTGACACCGAACCGGAGCATCCTTCCGAGAGCCCGGCCGGCTCGACGCTCTCGACCTCCGAGAAGGAACTGTCCGAACGTGTCTCGGGGGACGAACCCCTGCTCCCCGCCCGGGTGCACCGTCCCTCCGATCTGCTGCGGCTCCTCATCGGCGTCCTGGCGATCGCCGTGCTGTTCTCCTTCGCCGCGTTCGCCCACGGCACGACCGCCGGTCTCGAACAGGACATCAACAAGGGCACCGGCCAGGCACCCGATCTGCTCATCAAGATCGCCGGTCTGGTCTCCAGCATCGCCGTACTGCTCGTCCCGGTCGCCTTCGCCATCGAGCGGCTGATCAAACGGGACGGGCTGCGGATCGCGGACGGTGTGCTGGCCGCCGTTCTGGCGCACGGGGTGACGCTCGCGGCGGATCTCTGGGTCGCCAAGACCGCCTCCGGAACCATTCAGGACGCCCTGACCCAGCCGGCGCCGGGTGACGCGCTCACCGACCCCGTGCACGGCTATCTCGCCCCCGTCATCGCCTATATGACGGCGGTCGGGATGGCGAGACGGCCGCGCTGGCGGGTCGTGCTGTGGGTGGTGCTGCTGCTCGACGCGTTCGCCATGCTGGTCGGCGGCTACACGACACCGCTGTCGATCATCCTCACGGTGCTGATCGGCTGGACGGTGGCCTACGGCACGCTGTACGCGGTCGGTTCGCCGAACGTCAGGCCGACCGGCCAGCATCTGATGGCCGGGCTGCGCCATGTCGGCTTCCGCCCCGTCTCCGCGACGCGGGCCGACGACGACCCCGACTCCGGCGACCAGAACGATCGCGGACGCCGCTATCTGGTCTCCCTGGAGGACGGCCCACCGCTCGATGTGACGGTCGTCGACCGGGAACAGCAGGCCCAGGGCTTCTTCTACCGGGTGTGGCGCAGGCTCACCCTGCGCGGGATCACCCAGCGGCGTTCCATCCAGTCGCTGCGCCAGGCGCTGGAGCAGGAGGCGCTGCTGGCGTATGCGGCGATCGCCGCCGGGGCCAACGCCCCCAAGCTGATCGCCACCTCCGAGCTCGGTCCGGACGCCGTGATGCTGGTGTACGAGCACATCGGCGGGCGCTCGCTGGACGCCATGGTGGACACCGACATCACCGACGACCTGGTGCGCGGCGCCTGGCGCCAGGTGAAGGCGCTCCAGTCGCGGCGCATCGCACACCGCAGGCTCACCGGCGACGCCCTGCTGGTGGATCGTTCCGGCAAGGTGTTCGTCACGGATCTGCGCGGCGGCGAGATCGCGGCCGGCGATCTGGTCCTGCGGATGGACGTCGCCCAGCTGCTCACCACGACCGGTCTGCGGGTGGGCGCGGAGCGGGCGGTGGCCGCCGCGCTGGCGGTCGTCGGTCCGGACACCGTCGCGGACTGCCTGCCGCTGCTCCAGCCGATCGCGCTCAGCCGCTCCACCCGGGCGCATCTGCGCAGGCTCGCCCGGGAGCGGTCGCAGCGGGAGCGCGAGGCGGTGCTCGATGCGTCGGACGCGGCCAAGCGGGCCCGTACCCATGGCGCGGAGCTCTCCGAGGACGCGGACCGCAAGGCCGTCCGCAAGTCGCACCGCACCGAGAAGCAGGCCGAGAAACGGGCCATCGACGACGCGCTGGACGTGGCCCGGGAGGAGGATCTGCTCTCCCAGATCCGCCGGGAGGTGCTGCTGATCCGGCCACAGGCCCCGGTCGAGCCGGTCCGTCTGGAGCGCATCAAGCCGCGCACCCTGTTCAGCTTCATCGCGGGCGCCATCGCCGCGTACTTCCTGATCTCGCAGGTCACCGAGGCCGACTTCGGTGCGGTGGTCGAGCAGGCGGAGTGGGGCTGGGTGGCGGCAGCGGCCGGCTTCTCGGCCCTCAGCTATGTCGCGGCCGCGATGAGCCTGCTGGGCTTCGTGCCCGAGCGGGTGTCGTTCGCCAGGACGGTACTGGCGCAGATCGCCGGGTCGTTCGTGAAGATCGTGGCGCCGGCCGCGGTGGGCGGTGTCGCCCTGAACACGCGGTTCCTGCAACGCTCCGGTGTGCGCCCGGGGCTCGCGGTCGCGAGTGTCGGCGCCTCGCAGCTGTTCGGCCTCGGCTGCCACATCCTGCTGCTCGGCGCCTTCGGCTATCTGACGGGCACCGAGAAGACCCCGTCCTCGCTCACCCCGTCCAGGACCGTGATCGCGGGGCTGCTGACGGTCGCCGTGCTGGTGCTGGTGGTGACGGCGATCCCGTTCATGCGGAAGTTCGTGGTGACCCGGGTGCGGTCGCTGTTCGCCGGCGTCGTACCGCGCATGCTCGACGTCGTACAGCGTCCGCAGAAGCTGCTGACCGGGATCGGCGGGATGCTGCTGCTGACCGGTCTGTTCGTGATGTGTCTGGACGCGTCGGTCCGGGCGTTCAGCGGTCCGGACACGCCGCACCTCAGTTACGCGAGCATCGCGGTGGTCTTCCTCGCCGGTAACGCCCTGGGCTCGGCGGCGCCGACCCCGGGCGGTATGGGTGCGGTCGAGGGGGCACTGACGCTCGGGCTGATCGCGGTCGGCCTGCCGAAGGAGGTGGCGGCCCCGGCGGTGCTGCTGTTCCGGCTGATGACGCTGTGGCTGCCGGTGCTTCCCGGCTGGATCTGCTTCAACCACCTGACGCGCAAGGGCGAGCTTTGA